A genomic segment from Bradyrhizobium diazoefficiens USDA 110 encodes:
- a CDS encoding VOC family protein, translating into MIEGISAITLGTHDMARAVHFYRSLGFELLYGGEAAAFTSFRAGTGYLNLTAQPDDKHWSWWGRVIFYVADVDGTYERARAAGWQPSSTPRDAEWGERYFHLTDPDGHELSFARPLS; encoded by the coding sequence ATGATCGAGGGCATCAGTGCCATCACACTCGGCACCCATGACATGGCGCGCGCCGTGCACTTCTACCGTTCGCTCGGGTTCGAACTCCTGTATGGCGGCGAAGCCGCTGCATTCACCAGCTTTCGCGCCGGGACCGGCTATCTCAACCTGACCGCACAACCGGACGACAAGCACTGGTCCTGGTGGGGGCGCGTCATCTTCTACGTCGCCGATGTCGACGGGACCTACGAGCGCGCCCGCGCAGCCGGTTGGCAGCCATCGAGCACGCCTCGCGATGCGGAATGGGGTGAGCGCTACTTCCATCTCACCGACCCCGACGGCCACGAGCTCAGTTTCGCGCGTCCGTTGTCCTGA
- a CDS encoding acyl-CoA dehydrogenase family protein codes for MAESDNIVVETAEKIFADLADPQTINNDKKDSWQAPLWQALSEAGLPLSWVPDDLGGSGASLADGFALLNAAGRFAVAVPLAETMLAGWLLAQARIASPEGEMTVAPASPKDRITLDADGALSGRARGVPFAKAAKHFAVLAHGKDGVSIALVDASKGRIESGLNVGYDHSDTVTLDKAQPITIKPAPKGFDQTALMLMGGVARSLQIAGALEAMLDISVRYSNERVAFEKKISKFQAVQHNLARLAGESAAALAAATSAADAIANATSFNDEVYLEAASAKIRCAEAAEKGGAIAHQVHGAIGFTMEHILHRYSLRALAWRDDFGSESHWAVELGKLVARRGADELWPLVASR; via the coding sequence GTGGCGGAGAGTGACAATATCGTCGTCGAGACCGCGGAGAAGATCTTCGCCGATCTCGCCGACCCGCAGACCATCAACAACGACAAGAAGGATTCCTGGCAGGCGCCGCTATGGCAGGCGCTGAGCGAGGCCGGACTGCCGCTGTCCTGGGTGCCGGACGATCTCGGCGGCTCCGGCGCAAGCCTTGCCGACGGCTTTGCGCTGCTCAACGCCGCCGGCCGCTTCGCGGTCGCGGTGCCCCTCGCCGAGACCATGCTGGCGGGCTGGCTGCTCGCGCAGGCCAGGATCGCCTCGCCCGAAGGCGAGATGACGGTCGCCCCGGCGTCGCCGAAGGATCGCATCACGCTCGATGCCGACGGCGCGCTCTCCGGCCGCGCCCGCGGCGTGCCCTTTGCCAAGGCCGCGAAACATTTTGCCGTGCTGGCGCATGGCAAGGACGGCGTCTCGATCGCGCTGGTCGATGCCAGCAAGGGCCGGATCGAATCCGGCCTCAATGTCGGCTATGACCACAGCGACACCGTCACGCTCGACAAGGCCCAGCCAATCACGATCAAGCCGGCGCCGAAGGGCTTTGACCAGACCGCCCTGATGCTGATGGGCGGCGTCGCGCGCAGCCTTCAGATCGCGGGCGCGCTGGAAGCGATGCTCGACATCTCCGTGCGCTACTCCAACGAGCGCGTCGCCTTCGAGAAGAAGATCTCGAAATTCCAGGCCGTGCAGCACAATCTCGCGCGGCTTGCCGGCGAATCCGCCGCAGCGCTCGCGGCCGCAACGTCCGCGGCCGATGCCATTGCAAACGCAACGTCGTTCAACGACGAGGTCTACCTGGAGGCCGCCTCGGCAAAGATCCGTTGCGCGGAAGCCGCCGAAAAAGGCGGCGCCATCGCGCACCAGGTCCATGGCGCGATCGGCTTCACCATGGAGCACATCCTGCACCGCTATTCGCTGCGGGCGCTGGCCTGGCGCGACGATTTCGGTTCGGAAAGCCACTGGGCCGTCGAGCTCGGCAAGCTGGTCGCAAGGCGCGGCGCCGACGAACTGTGGCCGCTCGTAGCTTCGCGTTGA
- a CDS encoding AMP-binding protein: MLLPLSDVPRWYAERKPQGTIAVRHGQDTLTWDELERGANRRARAFAAKGVKPGDFVAIGLPNGNAFFETSFAIWKCGATPTSLSWRLPRGEAAAVLDILKPALVVGGEADWNAPNRLPADFVPEGFSDEPLTPPVARYWKAMTSGGSTGRPKVILDHHPAVTDTVAAPALNIPFGVSLLNPGPLYHNAPFIVSHTALFAGGQLTGLVKFDAEETLRLIERERVQWVNFVPTMMHRIWALPENVRNAYDVSSLQTVFHMAAPMPPWLKENWIAWLGPERVWELYGGTERQGSCIISGTEWLTHKGSVGKIGEMARLCIIGEDGNDVAPGETGEIYFLNNDGKDATYHYLGAEPKRRADGWESLGDIGRLDAEGYLYLGDRLADMVLRGGANIYPAEVEAAVSACPVVRSCVVVGLPDPELGQRVHAIIEPELDADGQVIADGMAEFLKDRLSRYKHPESFEIVSAPPRDDSGKVRRTLLRDERAAWMKEGRAFRIWPAKARAHAE; the protein is encoded by the coding sequence ATGCTGCTGCCCCTGTCCGACGTGCCGCGCTGGTACGCTGAGCGCAAACCCCAAGGCACGATCGCCGTCCGCCACGGGCAGGATACGCTGACATGGGACGAGCTCGAGCGCGGCGCCAACCGGCGCGCGCGGGCATTTGCGGCCAAGGGCGTCAAGCCCGGCGATTTCGTCGCGATCGGTCTTCCCAACGGTAATGCATTCTTCGAGACCTCGTTTGCGATTTGGAAGTGCGGGGCGACACCGACCTCGCTGTCATGGCGGTTGCCGCGCGGCGAAGCCGCCGCGGTGCTCGACATCCTCAAGCCTGCGCTGGTGGTCGGCGGCGAGGCCGATTGGAACGCGCCGAACCGTCTGCCTGCGGATTTCGTGCCGGAAGGATTTTCGGACGAGCCGCTGACGCCGCCGGTGGCGCGCTACTGGAAGGCCATGACCTCAGGCGGCTCTACCGGCCGCCCGAAAGTGATCCTCGATCATCACCCGGCGGTGACCGACACCGTCGCCGCGCCGGCGCTCAACATCCCCTTCGGGGTCTCGCTGCTCAATCCCGGCCCGCTCTACCACAATGCGCCGTTCATCGTGTCGCACACCGCGCTGTTCGCCGGCGGCCAGCTCACCGGCCTCGTCAAGTTCGACGCCGAGGAGACGCTGCGGCTGATCGAACGCGAGCGCGTGCAGTGGGTCAATTTCGTGCCGACCATGATGCACCGGATCTGGGCGCTGCCTGAGAACGTGCGCAACGCCTACGATGTCTCGAGCCTTCAGACCGTGTTTCACATGGCGGCTCCGATGCCGCCCTGGCTGAAGGAGAACTGGATCGCCTGGCTCGGGCCCGAGCGGGTCTGGGAGCTCTATGGCGGCACCGAGCGGCAAGGCTCCTGCATCATATCAGGCACGGAATGGCTGACCCACAAGGGCTCGGTCGGCAAGATCGGCGAGATGGCGCGCCTGTGCATCATCGGCGAGGACGGCAACGACGTCGCGCCGGGCGAGACCGGCGAGATCTATTTCCTCAACAATGACGGCAAGGACGCCACCTATCACTATCTCGGCGCCGAGCCGAAGCGGCGCGCCGACGGCTGGGAATCGCTCGGCGATATCGGCAGGCTGGATGCGGAAGGCTATCTCTATCTCGGCGACCGCCTCGCCGACATGGTGCTGCGCGGCGGCGCCAACATCTATCCGGCCGAAGTCGAGGCCGCCGTCTCCGCCTGCCCCGTCGTGCGCTCCTGCGTGGTGGTGGGATTGCCTGATCCGGAATTGGGCCAGCGCGTGCATGCCATCATCGAGCCGGAGCTGGATGCGGACGGCCAGGTTATCGCCGACGGCATGGCGGAGTTCTTGAAGGACAGGCTCAGCCGCTACAAGCACCCCGAGAGTTTCGAGATCGTCAGCGCCCCGCCGCGCGATGATTCCGGAAAAGTGCGCCGCACGCTGTTGCGCGACGAGCGTGCGGCGTGGATGAAGGAGGGGCGTGCCTTCCGGATCTGGCCGGCGAAGGCGCGGGCGCACGCCGAATAA
- a CDS encoding SDR family NAD(P)-dependent oxidoreductase — translation MAKDSLCAIVTGSASGLGAATAEILARSGARLVINYSSSQKEAEATAELCRNAGAAEVLVAQGDVSKDEDCRKIVAAASGWGRLDVLVNNAGTTKHVAHADLDGLSAEDFQRLYGVNTIGPFQMVRAARSLLEAGAKASGRPSAVVNVSSVAGISGVGSSIAYAASKGALNTMTLSLSRALAPLIRVNTVCPGYIDTPWFTKGRGEAGAKQVRDSVVAKVPLKVASTADDIAQLVCFLAMPASSNMTGEVVRMDAGMHLIA, via the coding sequence ATGGCCAAAGACAGCTTATGCGCAATCGTGACGGGGTCCGCATCCGGACTTGGCGCAGCGACCGCGGAAATTCTCGCACGGAGCGGGGCGCGGCTCGTCATCAACTATTCGTCGAGCCAGAAGGAAGCCGAGGCCACGGCAGAGCTCTGCCGCAACGCGGGCGCTGCGGAAGTCCTGGTCGCCCAGGGCGACGTTTCCAAGGATGAGGATTGCCGCAAGATCGTTGCGGCAGCCAGCGGCTGGGGCCGGCTCGACGTGCTCGTCAACAATGCCGGCACCACCAAGCATGTCGCCCATGCCGATCTCGACGGATTGTCGGCGGAAGATTTCCAGCGCCTTTACGGCGTCAACACCATCGGCCCGTTCCAGATGGTGCGCGCGGCGCGCAGCCTGCTGGAAGCCGGCGCGAAGGCGTCGGGGCGGCCGTCGGCGGTCGTCAATGTGTCGTCGGTCGCCGGCATCAGCGGCGTCGGCTCGTCGATCGCCTATGCCGCGAGCAAGGGCGCGCTGAACACGATGACGCTGTCGCTGTCGCGGGCGCTGGCGCCGCTGATCCGCGTCAACACGGTATGCCCCGGCTATATCGACACGCCCTGGTTCACCAAGGGCCGCGGCGAGGCCGGCGCAAAGCAGGTGCGCGACAGCGTGGTGGCGAAGGTGCCGCTGAAGGTCGCGTCAACCGCCGACGACATCGCGCAGCTCGTCTGCTTCCTGGCGATGCCGGCCTCCAGCAACATGACCGGCGAGGTCGTGCGCATGGACGCTGGCATGCATTTGATTGCGTGA
- a CDS encoding 2-dehydropantoate 2-reductase codes for MVADRPIVVAGAGAIGCFVGGMLAAAGRRVALLVRPRVKTEIERFGLRLTDFDGSEKKLGAGQLALSEDPAIFHSAGIVLVTVKSADTADVADQIAQHAPQDAVIVSLQNGVGNVAVLRERLGGRRVLAGMVPFNVIAMGEGRFHRSTSGDIHVGEDAENTAAALSVPGLSMRASRDITGVQWGKLIINLNNALSALSDMPLAAQLASRNWRKLFAEQMAEGLAAMKAAGINPVSATPIPLNWTPTLLRLPDMIFNAILGRTMKIDPEARSSMWQDLKQGRKTEIDYLQGAVIALAEQSNVNVPLMRRIVALIKEAEVAGNGPPGLTPQQIRG; via the coding sequence GTGGTTGCGGATCGACCGATCGTGGTGGCCGGCGCGGGCGCCATCGGCTGTTTCGTCGGCGGCATGCTGGCGGCTGCCGGCCGTCGCGTCGCGCTGCTGGTGCGGCCGCGGGTGAAGACCGAGATCGAGCGGTTCGGCCTGCGGCTGACCGATTTCGACGGCTCCGAGAAGAAGCTCGGGGCCGGCCAGCTCGCGCTGTCGGAGGATCCCGCGATCTTCCATAGTGCCGGCATCGTGCTGGTGACCGTGAAGAGCGCCGACACCGCCGATGTCGCGGACCAGATCGCGCAGCACGCGCCGCAGGACGCTGTCATCGTCTCGCTTCAGAACGGCGTCGGCAATGTCGCGGTGCTGCGCGAGCGCCTCGGCGGCCGGCGCGTGCTCGCCGGCATGGTGCCGTTCAACGTGATCGCGATGGGCGAGGGGCGCTTCCACCGCTCGACTTCCGGCGACATCCATGTCGGAGAGGACGCCGAGAACACGGCCGCGGCGCTCTCGGTGCCCGGTCTGTCGATGCGCGCGAGCCGCGACATCACCGGCGTGCAATGGGGCAAGCTGATCATCAACCTGAACAACGCGCTCAGCGCATTGTCGGACATGCCGCTCGCCGCGCAACTGGCAAGCCGCAACTGGCGAAAACTGTTCGCCGAACAGATGGCAGAGGGGTTGGCTGCGATGAAGGCCGCCGGCATCAATCCGGTCTCCGCGACGCCGATCCCGCTGAACTGGACGCCGACATTGCTGAGATTGCCCGACATGATCTTCAACGCGATCCTGGGGCGGACCATGAAGATCGATCCCGAGGCGCGCTCTTCGATGTGGCAGGACCTGAAGCAGGGCCGCAAGACCGAGATCGACTATCTCCAGGGCGCGGTCATCGCGCTTGCCGAGCAGAGCAATGTCAATGTGCCGCTGATGCGCCGCATTGTTGCGCTGATCAAGGAAGCTGAAGTCGCCGGCAACGGCCCTCCCGGGCTGACGCCGCAGCAGATTCGCGGGTAG
- a CDS encoding YidB family protein, with translation MGLLDVLNGMQNGPHGSRTGEQPSSGGMSPMTMALLGLLAWKAFKHLTAGQPGDAPAPQQRSPLPPPTPVNTGDATLPGGSGGGLGDLLKGGLGGLLAGGAAGTVLSGGLGDLLNQLQQGGHGETANSWVGKGQNKPIAPGDLASALGADQIESLSAQSGLSREELLSGLSQYLPQVIDHLTPDGRLPTENELSGRI, from the coding sequence ATGGGTCTACTCGACGTCCTCAACGGCATGCAGAACGGCCCGCACGGATCGCGCACGGGCGAGCAACCATCCTCCGGCGGCATGTCGCCGATGACCATGGCGCTGCTCGGCCTGCTCGCCTGGAAGGCATTCAAGCATCTGACGGCGGGCCAGCCGGGCGACGCGCCTGCCCCGCAGCAGCGCTCACCGCTGCCGCCTCCGACGCCTGTCAATACGGGCGACGCCACGCTTCCCGGAGGGAGCGGCGGCGGTCTCGGCGATCTGCTCAAAGGCGGCCTCGGCGGTCTGCTCGCGGGCGGCGCGGCCGGCACCGTGCTGAGCGGCGGGCTCGGCGATCTCCTCAATCAGCTCCAGCAGGGCGGCCACGGTGAGACCGCGAATTCCTGGGTCGGCAAGGGCCAGAACAAGCCGATCGCGCCCGGCGATCTCGCCAGCGCACTCGGCGCGGACCAGATCGAGAGCCTGTCCGCCCAGAGCGGCCTGTCGCGCGAGGAGCTGCTCTCCGGCCTCAGCCAATATCTGCCGCAGGTGATCGACCACCTGACGCCGGATGGACGGCTGCCGACCGAGAACGAACTCTCGGGCAGAATTTAG
- a CDS encoding alpha/beta hydrolase, with translation MRALACLAALVLVLICGHAFAADEDAPNRKPVKAIGDARLSVGGRGTLRLYLSRDWSMPQPAISRAVIVLHGRLRNADEYYISANNAQAAAGDDGKAALMIVPQFLAEIDIEAHKLTEDTLRWSLEGWEGGDAALAPNPVSSFEALDAILARLADRRVFPNLKQVVVAGHSGGGQVVQRYAIAGKGETALSRQHIDVRYVVANPSSYAYFSADRPVPAIAASCPGYNNWKYGMGDRPPYLADATPAALEQRYVEREVIYLLGTLDTNPKHSALDKSCMAEAQGPYRYARGHAYVDAMAKRDHGTPNHRVWDVPGVGHDGDKMLTSKCGLAALFDIPGCGAER, from the coding sequence ATGAGAGCGCTGGCCTGTCTTGCCGCACTCGTCCTGGTGCTGATCTGCGGCCATGCCTTTGCAGCGGACGAAGATGCGCCCAACCGCAAGCCGGTGAAGGCGATCGGCGATGCACGGCTCTCGGTCGGCGGCCGGGGAACGCTGCGGCTCTACCTCTCCCGCGACTGGTCGATGCCGCAGCCCGCGATCTCGCGCGCCGTCATCGTGCTGCACGGACGCCTGCGCAACGCCGACGAATATTACATATCGGCCAACAACGCGCAGGCCGCGGCGGGCGACGACGGCAAGGCCGCACTGATGATCGTGCCGCAGTTTCTCGCCGAGATCGATATCGAAGCGCACAAGCTGACGGAGGACACGCTGCGCTGGTCGCTGGAGGGATGGGAGGGCGGCGATGCCGCGCTTGCGCCCAATCCGGTCTCCTCGTTCGAGGCGCTCGATGCGATCCTCGCAAGACTCGCCGACCGGCGCGTCTTCCCGAACCTGAAGCAGGTCGTGGTTGCCGGCCATTCCGGCGGCGGACAGGTCGTGCAACGCTATGCCATCGCCGGCAAGGGCGAGACGGCGCTGTCGCGCCAGCACATCGACGTCCGCTATGTCGTCGCCAACCCCTCGTCCTATGCCTATTTCAGCGCCGACCGGCCGGTGCCCGCAATTGCCGCGTCCTGTCCGGGCTACAACAACTGGAAATACGGCATGGGCGACCGGCCGCCCTATCTCGCCGACGCGACGCCGGCGGCGCTCGAGCAGCGCTATGTCGAGCGCGAGGTGATCTATCTGCTTGGCACGCTCGACACCAACCCGAAGCATTCCGCGCTGGACAAGAGCTGCATGGCGGAGGCGCAGGGGCCTTATCGTTACGCCCGCGGCCACGCTTACGTGGACGCGATGGCCAAGCGCGATCACGGTACGCCAAACCACCGGGTCTGGGACGTTCCCGGCGTCGGTCATGACGGCGACAAGATGCTGACCTCGAAATGCGGGCTCGCGGCCCTGTTCGATATTCCGGGCTGCGGCGCCGAGCGCTGA
- a CDS encoding GYD domain-containing protein has translation MVTYVVLGNFTDQGVRNVKDSPKRADAFKEMAKTFGVTVKEIVWTQGRYDVVTVLEAPDEAAAMSLSLSLSALGNVRTETLRAFSAADMTKIVGKML, from the coding sequence ATGGTAACCTATGTCGTGCTGGGAAACTTCACTGATCAGGGAGTCCGCAACGTCAAGGACTCGCCGAAGCGGGCCGACGCCTTCAAGGAGATGGCCAAGACGTTCGGAGTGACCGTGAAAGAGATCGTCTGGACGCAGGGACGATATGACGTTGTAACCGTTCTCGAGGCTCCAGATGAGGCTGCCGCGATGTCGCTTAGCCTTAGTCTCAGCGCACTCGGCAATGTCCGCACCGAAACGCTGCGCGCGTTTTCGGCGGCAGATATGACAAAGATCGTCGGCAAGATGCTCTGA
- a CDS encoding acyl-CoA dehydrogenase family protein, whose translation MTAALRFDPIRLPEKCEQLRKEVRAFLAEEIAAGTFDPHKPNREDTDAPEFSRRVGAKGWLGMTWPKKYGGQERSFLERYVVTEEMRVANAPTRRFFVADRQSGPVLLKYAPEHIKMEILPRICRGEICFAIGMSEPNSGSDLFAAKTRATKTDGGYLINGTKIWTSSAHIADYMIAIFRTSPPTKENRRHGLTQFLVKMKQPGIEVNPIGQITGQYEFNEVVFTDFFVPDDHVLGEVDGAWKQATSELAYERSGPERFLETYYVLTELVRAVGPNPDTRSAEGIGRLVAQLHTMRRMSVSVAGMLQAGKEPVVEASIVKDIGTVWEQQLPHRVRDLAAFVEETATNRETLERQLDFAIKTAPKLTIQGGTTEVLRGIIARGLGLR comes from the coding sequence ATGACCGCTGCCCTCCGTTTCGATCCGATCCGCCTGCCCGAGAAGTGCGAGCAATTGCGCAAGGAAGTGCGCGCGTTCCTCGCCGAGGAGATCGCCGCCGGCACTTTCGATCCGCACAAGCCCAACCGCGAAGACACCGACGCGCCGGAATTTTCCCGCCGGGTCGGCGCCAAGGGCTGGCTGGGCATGACCTGGCCGAAGAAATATGGCGGCCAGGAGCGCTCGTTCCTCGAACGCTACGTGGTGACCGAGGAGATGCGCGTGGCGAATGCGCCGACGCGACGCTTCTTCGTCGCCGACCGCCAGAGCGGGCCGGTGCTGCTGAAATACGCCCCTGAACACATCAAGATGGAGATCCTGCCACGCATCTGCCGCGGCGAGATCTGCTTTGCGATCGGCATGAGCGAGCCGAATTCCGGCTCGGACCTGTTCGCGGCGAAGACCCGCGCGACCAAGACCGACGGCGGCTATCTCATCAACGGCACCAAGATCTGGACCTCGTCGGCGCATATCGCCGACTACATGATCGCGATCTTCCGGACGTCGCCGCCGACCAAGGAGAACCGCCGTCACGGCCTGACGCAGTTTTTGGTCAAGATGAAGCAGCCGGGCATCGAGGTGAACCCGATCGGCCAGATCACCGGCCAGTACGAGTTCAACGAGGTCGTCTTCACCGACTTCTTCGTCCCTGACGATCACGTGCTCGGCGAGGTCGACGGCGCCTGGAAGCAGGCGACGAGCGAGCTTGCCTACGAACGTTCGGGCCCCGAGCGCTTCCTCGAGACCTATTACGTGCTGACCGAGCTGGTCCGCGCGGTCGGTCCCAATCCGGACACGCGCAGCGCCGAAGGCATCGGCCGGCTGGTGGCACAGCTTCACACCATGCGGCGCATGTCGGTCTCCGTCGCCGGCATGCTGCAAGCCGGCAAGGAGCCGGTGGTGGAAGCCTCCATCGTCAAGGACATCGGCACGGTCTGGGAGCAGCAGCTTCCGCATCGCGTGCGCGATCTCGCCGCTTTCGTCGAGGAGACCGCGACCAACCGCGAGACGCTGGAGCGGCAGCTCGACTTCGCCATCAAGACCGCACCGAAACTCACCATCCAGGGCGGCACCACCGAGGTGCTCCGCGGCATCATCGCGCGCGGACTTGGCTTGCGCTAA
- a CDS encoding tripartite tricarboxylate transporter substrate-binding protein encodes MTITRRALLAAPAILAMAPAAAQAGKITLVVPFPPGGSTDAMARLLQSNLQTKLGRIVVVENKSGAAGALGAAQVAKSPADGTTFLVTFDSHAVIPSILDKPPVDVERELMPVLLVGTAPYVIAAGAGRPYKSFADVVAACKATPGAVKYASVGIGTLGHLAMTVLGNKAGVEIVHVPYRGGGPAMNDVLGGHVDLIAGSAALVAAQLGSNMLRPILQLGRERLPALPDTQTAIEAGFPDFETLAWWGIFAPAGTPPEIVAAMAAASREILSEPATAAQLKETQHMTLLLEDGAAFKTFFDKQVAYWGKVVRENNIRA; translated from the coding sequence ATGACGATCACACGACGGGCGCTGCTGGCAGCGCCCGCAATCCTGGCGATGGCGCCCGCGGCGGCGCAGGCCGGCAAGATCACTCTGGTCGTGCCGTTTCCGCCGGGTGGCTCGACCGATGCGATGGCGCGGCTGCTCCAGAGCAATCTGCAAACCAAGCTTGGCCGCATCGTCGTGGTCGAGAACAAGTCGGGCGCCGCGGGCGCGCTCGGCGCCGCGCAGGTCGCCAAGAGCCCGGCGGACGGCACGACGTTCCTGGTCACCTTCGATTCCCACGCGGTGATCCCGTCCATCCTCGACAAGCCGCCGGTCGACGTCGAGCGCGAGCTGATGCCGGTGCTGCTCGTCGGCACCGCGCCTTACGTGATCGCCGCCGGCGCCGGCCGTCCCTACAAGAGTTTTGCCGACGTGGTCGCGGCCTGCAAGGCGACGCCCGGTGCGGTGAAATACGCCTCCGTCGGCATCGGCACGCTCGGCCATCTCGCCATGACCGTGCTCGGCAACAAGGCCGGGGTCGAGATCGTGCACGTGCCCTATCGCGGCGGCGGCCCCGCGATGAACGACGTGCTCGGCGGCCATGTCGATCTGATCGCGGGATCGGCGGCGCTGGTCGCAGCCCAGCTCGGCTCCAACATGCTGCGTCCGATCCTGCAGCTCGGCCGCGAGCGGCTGCCGGCGCTGCCCGATACGCAGACCGCGATCGAGGCGGGCTTTCCGGACTTCGAGACGCTGGCCTGGTGGGGCATCTTCGCGCCCGCGGGCACGCCGCCTGAGATCGTCGCCGCCATGGCGGCGGCGTCCAGGGAGATCCTGAGCGAACCCGCGACCGCAGCCCAGCTCAAGGAGACCCAGCACATGACGCTGCTGCTCGAGGACGGCGCCGCCTTCAAGACCTTCTTCGACAAGCAGGTCGCCTATTGGGGCAAGGTGGTGCGCGAGAACAATATCAGGGCATGA
- a CDS encoding cupin domain-containing protein, translating to MSQKEEFHNLDDASDGLFRELAAGVTTRIFSGEQAMLSVVTLAPHAHGTLHHHPEEQWGVLLDGSAIRVQGDEEIPVKKGDFWRTPGNVPHTMRAGPEGARVLDIFSPPRPEYRKPGSGFGTT from the coding sequence GTGAGCCAGAAGGAAGAGTTCCACAATCTCGACGACGCCAGCGACGGGCTGTTCCGCGAGCTTGCGGCGGGGGTGACCACGCGCATCTTCTCCGGCGAGCAGGCGATGCTGTCGGTGGTGACGCTGGCGCCGCACGCGCATGGTACGCTGCACCACCATCCCGAGGAGCAATGGGGCGTGCTGCTCGACGGCTCCGCCATCCGCGTCCAGGGCGATGAGGAGATCCCCGTGAAGAAGGGCGACTTCTGGCGCACGCCGGGCAATGTGCCGCACACCATGCGCGCCGGCCCCGAGGGCGCCCGCGTGCTGGACATCTTCAGTCCACCGCGGCCAGAATACAGAAAACCCGGGTCGGGTTTCGGGACGACCTAA
- a CDS encoding RraA family protein yields the protein MTITIVANSVPKPPADIIEGFRGAPTSVISDNLARLPGAVGLKPYHRGGKLVGTAFTVRTRPGDNLAIHRALDLVGPGDVIVVDGGGDETRALVGEIMKNIAQWRKAEGYVIDGAIRDVAAFAADDFPCYARAVIHRGPYKNGPGEINVPVTVGGSVISPGDIVVGDEDGVVSFPAAGAAALLEAVRAQVAREEETLKAIREGRYQGSYGKS from the coding sequence ATGACCATCACGATCGTAGCCAACAGCGTGCCGAAGCCGCCGGCCGACATCATCGAGGGCTTTCGAGGTGCACCGACCTCCGTCATTTCAGACAACCTCGCCCGCTTGCCGGGCGCGGTGGGGCTGAAGCCCTATCATCGCGGCGGCAAGCTGGTGGGCACGGCCTTCACGGTGCGCACCCGGCCCGGCGACAATCTCGCCATCCACCGCGCGCTCGATCTGGTCGGTCCCGGCGACGTCATCGTGGTCGATGGCGGCGGCGACGAGACCCGCGCGCTGGTCGGCGAGATCATGAAGAACATCGCGCAGTGGCGCAAAGCCGAAGGCTACGTCATCGACGGCGCGATCCGCGATGTCGCGGCGTTCGCGGCTGATGACTTCCCCTGCTATGCCCGCGCGGTGATCCATCGCGGCCCCTACAAGAACGGCCCCGGCGAGATCAATGTGCCTGTTACGGTCGGCGGCAGCGTGATCTCGCCCGGCGACATCGTCGTCGGCGACGAGGACGGCGTGGTGTCGTTTCCCGCGGCTGGTGCGGCCGCGTTGCTGGAAGCCGTGCGCGCCCAGGTCGCGCGCGAGGAGGAGACACTGAAGGCGATCCGCGAGGGCCGCTATCAGGGCTCCTACGGCAAGTCCTGA
- a CDS encoding GlsB/YeaQ/YmgE family stress response membrane protein gives MSMGGLLWIIVVGFIAGLIARWLAPGPNNPSGFILTTILGIAGAFLATFVGQAIGHYGADQGAGFIMATIGAVVVLFIWHRLVASGVIKG, from the coding sequence ATGAGCATGGGCGGCCTGTTGTGGATCATCGTCGTCGGCTTCATCGCCGGTCTCATCGCGCGCTGGCTCGCGCCGGGGCCGAACAATCCGAGCGGCTTCATCCTCACCACCATCCTCGGCATCGCCGGTGCGTTTCTGGCGACGTTCGTCGGCCAGGCGATCGGGCACTACGGCGCGGACCAGGGCGCCGGCTTCATCATGGCCACGATCGGCGCGGTGGTGGTGCTGTTCATCTGGCACCGGCTGGTGGCGAGCGGCGTGATCAAGGGGTAG